One window of Paenibacillus sp. FSL K6-3182 genomic DNA carries:
- a CDS encoding right-handed parallel beta-helix repeat-containing protein produces the protein MRQEEQTQVNYYVSLHGDDRAPGTEREPFATLDRARRELRSTGTAGVRSATVWLREGTHYVGVTFALTAEDSGTEEAPIRYRAYPGERPVISGGMRLHGKWEPYRDGIWVCEIPEWRGVSKESLFTELYVNGARQIRARYPNTLNGEPAYLRPLHEPATWPHAEFAFDPATFTGKDWAHPEDAVVHIFGKNRWGNLQWRVKKVDREAGFIRLGDGGNQINDIMQGADGTGIDERSDYYIENVFEELDAPGEWYADRECGHLYYYPPVGLDLRAAVVEVPVLDGIVLCRGTQRNPVRHVSFIGLAFRHAAPTYLQTYEAPSLGDWTIHRGGAVLLEGAEHCEIAYCRFDAVGGNAVFMSLYNRGNRVHGCWMHDIGESGICLVGSKPLTLGSQHAYPAEITVSNNKIHDIGVYGKQTAGVFISVSRDNIVSHNEIFRLPRAAICINDGTWGGHVIEFNDIYDTVRETGDHGPFNSWGRDRFWCMSQSHGPASHGAGDVCLDARKPVVIRNNRFRDRKGWGIDLDDGSSNYVVRENLCIGVSIKLREGDHRTVENNIFVNGANPPGIHIGYEGNSDRFIRNIVVADSEWDNPEVDIDFQKGVSKGVLYEFIGPPVHGAWVRELDGNVFYNDVGRFLARVHYRPLGSRTETYEWSDWQAMGWDVHSVFGAPLFIDPEGGDYRVRPDSPALALGFRNFPMDQFGLEDDFPDFG, from the coding sequence ATGCGACAGGAAGAACAGACGCAGGTCAATTATTACGTTAGCCTGCATGGGGACGACCGCGCTCCGGGAACGGAGAGAGAGCCGTTCGCCACCTTGGACCGGGCAAGAAGGGAACTTAGAAGTACGGGAACCGCGGGGGTGCGCTCGGCAACGGTATGGCTGCGGGAAGGCACACATTACGTGGGCGTGACGTTCGCGCTGACGGCGGAGGATTCCGGGACGGAAGAAGCTCCGATTCGCTACCGGGCCTACCCTGGCGAGCGTCCCGTCATTAGCGGAGGCATGCGGCTTCACGGGAAATGGGAGCCGTACCGGGACGGCATCTGGGTATGCGAAATCCCGGAGTGGCGAGGCGTCTCGAAGGAGAGCTTGTTCACCGAGCTGTACGTGAACGGCGCGAGGCAGATACGGGCACGCTATCCGAATACCTTAAATGGCGAACCTGCTTATTTGCGTCCTCTCCATGAACCGGCCACGTGGCCTCATGCCGAATTCGCCTTCGACCCCGCCACATTTACCGGCAAGGATTGGGCTCATCCGGAAGATGCGGTCGTACACATCTTCGGCAAAAACAGATGGGGCAACCTGCAATGGCGCGTGAAAAAAGTCGACCGTGAAGCGGGCTTCATACGTCTCGGCGACGGCGGCAATCAGATTAACGACATTATGCAAGGGGCCGATGGCACCGGCATCGACGAGCGTTCCGATTATTACATCGAGAACGTGTTCGAGGAGCTGGATGCGCCGGGCGAATGGTATGCGGACCGGGAATGTGGACATCTCTATTATTATCCGCCTGTCGGCCTCGATCTCCGTGCTGCCGTCGTGGAAGTGCCGGTCTTGGATGGTATCGTCTTATGCAGGGGAACGCAACGGAATCCCGTTCGGCATGTATCGTTTATCGGACTAGCCTTCAGGCATGCGGCACCGACTTACCTTCAAACTTACGAGGCGCCATCGCTTGGAGACTGGACGATCCATCGAGGAGGAGCCGTCTTACTGGAAGGGGCGGAGCATTGCGAAATCGCGTATTGCCGCTTCGACGCCGTGGGTGGAAATGCCGTGTTCATGAGCCTGTACAACCGGGGGAACCGGGTACATGGCTGCTGGATGCATGACATCGGAGAAAGCGGCATTTGTCTGGTCGGCTCGAAGCCGCTCACGCTCGGTAGCCAGCATGCTTACCCTGCCGAAATTACGGTCAGCAACAACAAAATCCACGATATCGGCGTATACGGGAAGCAGACAGCCGGCGTGTTCATCTCGGTCAGCCGGGACAATATCGTCAGCCATAACGAAATATTCCGGCTGCCGCGAGCTGCTATCTGCATAAACGACGGCACTTGGGGCGGGCACGTCATTGAGTTTAACGATATCTACGACACGGTTAGGGAGACTGGGGATCACGGCCCCTTCAATTCATGGGGACGAGACCGATTCTGGTGCATGTCCCAATCCCACGGACCAGCGTCGCATGGCGCCGGGGATGTTTGTCTGGATGCCAGGAAGCCGGTCGTCATCCGCAACAATCGGTTCCGCGATCGCAAAGGATGGGGCATCGACCTGGATGACGGCTCTTCCAATTACGTCGTGCGGGAAAACTTGTGCATCGGCGTATCGATTAAACTGCGGGAAGGCGATCACCGAACGGTCGAAAACAATATTTTCGTGAACGGGGCCAATCCTCCCGGCATCCATATCGGATACGAGGGGAACAGCGACCGGTTCATCCGGAACATCGTCGTCGCGGACAGCGAATGGGACAACCCCGAGGTCGACATCGATTTCCAGAAAGGCGTGTCCAAAGGCGTATTGTATGAGTTCATCGGCCCTCCCGTTCATGGCGCGTGGGTGCGGGAACTGGATGGCAATGTATTCTACAACGATGTGGGACGGTTTCTTGCTAGAGTTCATTACCGTCCGTTAGGGAGCCGGACCGAGACGTACGAATGGTCCGATTGGCAAGCGATGGGTTGGGACGTCCATTCCGTATTTGGCGCCCCGTTGTTCATCGATCCCGAGGGAGGCGATTATCGCGTTAGACCGGATTCCCCCGCGTTGGCGCTTGGATTCCGCAACTTTCCGATGGATCAATTCGGCTTGGAAGATGACTTCCCTGACTTTGGCTGA
- a CDS encoding response regulator translates to MNRIMLIEDEPPILQMIKGMIESSPQGFAVSHTAFNGAKALKLLEDGAKPDLIVTDIRMPVMDGLQLMRVLSGRGYEIPCIILSGYSDFNYAREALQQNAWDYLLKPLKEDHLEQALAKASVMLRKRKSKAERAYIKRALQLSDDFGEEPANPGYLHYQLLLIRRGPYRTGAWEDRLPSPGDFYSQWDDDAMEAEISPEWKADPVWWMSGWASNERVMVRALMGPKSGNVHREAAESMLAAWTSRAKADEGVVNMAVSEPVAEENLAVTLRKLREALARETRFGEARVWMQGDMRRPSFVLSSELDQACRSLTHSAYYESFEKAMQGWVREWRKEGYGQPEVESLFAAIVRSFHAHWPKEIASTMAAFDANELLSVCRTLDEAVKQFCGYMKEGYAALAKSRPDRSAKDLMESVRRYLDEHFMEPIGSDKLQQVFGYNKTYISNVFSDVVGMPPGKYLAKLRIDKAIALIHDRPELSLRQIAELVGYEDSLYFSKVFKNATGISPREYKDRRAKDGQNGGL, encoded by the coding sequence ATGAACCGAATTATGCTCATTGAAGACGAACCGCCCATCCTTCAAATGATTAAGGGAATGATCGAGTCTTCTCCCCAAGGCTTTGCCGTATCGCATACGGCGTTCAACGGTGCGAAAGCGCTAAAGCTGCTGGAGGACGGAGCGAAGCCGGACTTGATCGTGACAGATATCCGGATGCCGGTTATGGACGGGCTTCAATTGATGAGGGTGCTGTCCGGTAGAGGGTACGAGATCCCTTGCATCATCTTGTCCGGATACAGCGACTTTAACTACGCCCGCGAAGCCCTGCAGCAAAACGCATGGGATTATTTGCTTAAGCCGCTGAAAGAAGACCATCTGGAGCAAGCGCTGGCCAAAGCTTCCGTCATGCTTCGCAAGCGCAAATCTAAAGCGGAACGAGCCTATATAAAGCGGGCATTGCAGCTCTCTGATGACTTTGGAGAGGAACCCGCTAATCCGGGGTATCTGCATTATCAGCTGCTGCTTATAAGGAGAGGACCCTACCGGACAGGCGCTTGGGAAGATCGGCTGCCTTCGCCAGGCGACTTCTATAGCCAATGGGATGATGACGCCATGGAGGCGGAGATAAGCCCCGAATGGAAAGCGGATCCCGTATGGTGGATGAGCGGTTGGGCGTCGAATGAGAGAGTCATGGTTCGCGCCTTAATGGGCCCCAAATCGGGAAACGTTCACCGGGAGGCTGCGGAATCCATGCTGGCTGCATGGACATCCCGTGCGAAAGCGGATGAAGGGGTTGTTAATATGGCCGTCTCCGAGCCTGTTGCCGAGGAGAATCTCGCGGTTACGCTTCGTAAGCTCAGGGAAGCATTGGCCCGTGAGACGAGATTCGGCGAAGCGCGTGTATGGATGCAAGGCGATATGCGGCGTCCTAGCTTCGTCTTGTCGTCTGAGCTGGATCAAGCCTGCCGCAGTCTGACTCATTCGGCCTACTATGAATCGTTCGAGAAGGCTATGCAAGGATGGGTCAGAGAGTGGCGTAAAGAAGGCTACGGGCAGCCCGAGGTGGAGAGCTTATTCGCAGCGATCGTCCGTTCCTTCCATGCACATTGGCCGAAGGAAATCGCTTCGACAATGGCCGCTTTTGATGCGAACGAGCTTTTATCCGTCTGCCGAACACTGGATGAAGCGGTAAAACAGTTCTGCGGATATATGAAGGAGGGATATGCGGCTTTGGCTAAGAGCCGCCCGGACCGTTCGGCAAAAGACTTGATGGAAAGCGTCCGGCGTTACTTGGACGAACACTTCATGGAGCCGATCGGAAGCGACAAGCTTCAGCAAGTGTTCGGCTATAACAAAACGTATATCTCAAACGTGTTCAGCGACGTAGTCGGCATGCCGCCTGGAAAATATTTGGCGAAGCTCCGCATTGACAAAGCGATCGCGCTCATCCATGATCGGCCGGAGCTGTCGCTCCGCCAGATCGCGGAGCTCGTCGGTTACGAAGACAGTCTGTACTTCAGCAAAGTATTTAAAAACGCGACGGGGATCAGCCCTAGGGAATACAAGGATAGGAGGGCGAAGGATGGGCAGAACGGGGGCTTGTAA
- a CDS encoding sugar ABC transporter permease gives MKITGREHVVGFMFIAPLLLLFSVFLVYGFYFIVHASFYDQTLSFRDATFVGWDNYVTALSDNRFLRSIVNNLAYSAAAILISLSVGFLVSVVLNMGIRGSKLLGSLFFIPSFMPLALIAMVFSIMLEFRFGTLNQLLHGIGLDFLAQRWLSDPTLAYMSIISISVFLIGLPMMYYNADMTTINAGILEAAVIDGAGLGRMLWSVMFPLLKNAHKTIILSTLLGSFREFERVFLLTQGGPAGTTENSSVYIYSFARSAGANIGYVCAASVIVLLIALGISVIQLIAYRPRTGKGGRA, from the coding sequence ATGAAAATCACAGGCAGGGAACATGTAGTCGGGTTTATGTTTATCGCTCCGCTGCTGCTTTTGTTTTCCGTTTTTTTGGTTTATGGATTTTATTTTATCGTGCATGCCAGCTTCTACGACCAGACGCTGTCGTTCAGGGATGCGACGTTCGTGGGCTGGGACAACTATGTCACCGCATTGTCGGACAACCGATTTTTGCGCTCTATTGTCAACAATTTGGCTTATTCGGCGGCCGCCATTCTCATCAGCTTGTCGGTCGGATTTTTGGTATCCGTCGTTTTGAATATGGGGATCAGAGGCTCTAAGCTGCTGGGATCGCTGTTTTTTATCCCGTCTTTCATGCCGCTGGCTCTGATCGCGATGGTATTCTCCATCATGCTGGAGTTTCGCTTTGGCACGCTGAATCAGCTGCTGCACGGCATCGGTCTCGATTTCCTTGCCCAACGGTGGTTAAGCGATCCGACGCTCGCTTACATGTCCATCATCTCCATCTCTGTGTTTCTAATCGGGCTACCCATGATGTACTATAACGCAGATATGACGACGATTAATGCCGGCATACTCGAAGCGGCCGTTATCGATGGAGCGGGACTTGGACGTATGCTGTGGAGCGTTATGTTTCCGCTGCTCAAGAACGCCCATAAAACGATAATATTGTCTACGCTGCTCGGGAGCTTCCGTGAATTCGAAAGGGTGTTCCTGCTAACGCAAGGCGGTCCGGCGGGCACAACGGAGAATTCGAGCGTCTATATCTATTCCTTTGCCCGGTCCGCCGGGGCGAATATCGGTTACGTCTGCGCGGCATCCGTCATCGTGCTCCTTATCGCTTTGGGGATATCCGTCATCCAGCTTATCGCTTATCGTCCTCGGACGGGAAAGGGGGGACGGGCATGA
- a CDS encoding carbohydrate ABC transporter permease gives MNFAIANRKQKRIISLFLYVFALVWLFPFYTAIRNSLKVNGFQNYVDLFTSDLNGISLIGTFWNSALIASGSTFLLLSIGALAAFAFSKLRFFAKEAIYVSVLLCLAVPGVVILIPFYYILKNLDLYNTLWAVIFSEAVLTLPFAVLMLRNYYDNLPPELMESASIDGASKLQAFIHIYLPLSIPALINLGVLSIMWSFQDFLLPLMFLTDKSVLTATVAVNTLKGLFGFSPADLGKFNAALVVLGMPGVVIFTFARKFITSGITSGAVKD, from the coding sequence ATGAATTTCGCTATCGCAAACCGCAAGCAGAAGAGAATCATTAGCTTATTTTTGTATGTTTTCGCTCTTGTTTGGCTGTTTCCGTTTTATACCGCTATCCGCAATTCGCTGAAAGTGAACGGGTTTCAGAATTACGTCGATTTGTTCACCAGCGATTTGAACGGCATTTCGCTTATAGGCACGTTCTGGAACTCGGCGCTTATTGCTAGCGGCTCGACATTTCTGCTGCTGTCGATAGGCGCGCTTGCTGCCTTCGCCTTCTCCAAGCTTCGATTTTTCGCGAAGGAAGCCATTTATGTATCGGTTCTACTATGTCTGGCCGTACCTGGCGTCGTCATTTTGATTCCATTTTATTATATTTTGAAAAACTTGGATCTCTACAATACGCTTTGGGCAGTCATCTTCTCGGAAGCGGTTCTTACGCTGCCGTTCGCCGTCCTGATGCTGCGGAACTACTACGACAATCTGCCGCCCGAGCTGATGGAGTCGGCTTCGATCGACGGTGCTTCCAAGCTGCAGGCGTTCATACACATTTATTTGCCGCTATCCATCCCTGCGCTAATTAATCTCGGGGTGCTTTCGATCATGTGGTCGTTCCAAGATTTTCTACTGCCGCTTATGTTCCTGACGGATAAGTCCGTGCTGACGGCTACGGTTGCCGTCAATACGCTAAAAGGCTTGTTCGGCTTTTCTCCCGCCGACCTGGGGAAATTCAACGCGGCGCTAGTTGTGCTGGGGATGCCGGGTGTCGTCATCTTTACGTTTGCGCGCAAGTTCATCACAAGTGGAATTACTTCTGGAGCAGTCAAAGATTAG
- a CDS encoding ABC transporter substrate-binding protein → MGRTGACNGQFIRTSVILMLVFAALLFGCSTGNNETEVALGKSQAITLTLMGNQDWTVKPILKRAIALYEEQTGNRIELQALPIDTVDTLISKRVAIGEITDLVMHFGGAALSDLHPERNFVDMSGEDWVADLTEEVKPRLSKDGKLYGLPLWMASTSGTLYNKRIFEKLGLRVAETQEEFFSLCKRLFEAGIVPVYLASKDVWPLMPQFGMDYAAKRTPGLVEALNSNQVNLADVPAVQEVVDWYKTMYDHGYFGSDSASNNWDGLPTALHSGDYAMVMSWDDYLYSDLDEKYPGLAGDFGIMPLFVGGKDAKLYEGPNAAMLMVNKNGSHAEEAMQFIRFLAQPSVLNDIYRDLKTGTYFYSVTTNQPTPQYVENKEQIDRHTSPSVTPFIVGYSQYEMAKWVRQAMTGAITTREALTGMDNYRKQAAIDRGIPEFQYPR, encoded by the coding sequence ATGGGCAGAACGGGGGCTTGTAACGGGCAGTTCATCCGTACGAGTGTTATACTGATGCTCGTCTTCGCTGCACTCCTCTTCGGATGCAGCACAGGAAATAATGAGACGGAGGTCGCACTGGGCAAGTCGCAGGCGATTACGCTAACGCTGATGGGCAACCAGGATTGGACGGTCAAGCCGATTCTGAAGCGGGCTATCGCGCTCTACGAGGAGCAGACCGGCAACCGGATCGAGCTGCAGGCTCTTCCGATCGATACAGTCGATACATTAATCAGTAAGAGGGTCGCGATTGGCGAAATTACGGACCTGGTCATGCACTTCGGAGGGGCTGCGCTCAGCGACTTGCATCCGGAGCGTAACTTCGTCGATATGAGCGGTGAGGACTGGGTGGCAGACCTAACCGAAGAGGTGAAGCCGCGCCTGTCGAAGGACGGCAAGCTGTACGGCTTGCCCCTATGGATGGCCTCCACCAGTGGGACTTTATATAATAAACGCATATTTGAAAAGCTGGGCTTGCGGGTTGCTGAGACGCAGGAGGAATTTTTTTCCTTATGCAAGAGGCTGTTTGAGGCAGGCATCGTTCCGGTCTATTTGGCTAGCAAAGACGTATGGCCGCTAATGCCTCAATTCGGCATGGATTATGCAGCCAAACGAACGCCGGGTTTGGTGGAAGCACTGAATTCGAACCAAGTGAATTTGGCCGACGTGCCGGCTGTCCAGGAAGTCGTAGATTGGTACAAGACGATGTATGATCATGGGTATTTCGGTAGCGATTCGGCCAGCAACAACTGGGACGGCTTGCCGACCGCGCTGCATAGCGGCGATTACGCTATGGTCATGTCATGGGACGATTATTTGTATTCCGATCTGGACGAGAAATATCCCGGTTTGGCAGGCGATTTTGGGATAATGCCCCTCTTCGTAGGCGGCAAGGACGCCAAGCTGTACGAAGGACCGAATGCAGCCATGCTTATGGTCAACAAAAACGGCAGCCATGCCGAGGAGGCGATGCAGTTCATCCGTTTCCTTGCACAGCCCTCCGTGCTGAATGACATTTACCGCGATCTGAAGACGGGAACGTATTTCTACAGCGTGACGACGAATCAGCCAACCCCTCAATATGTGGAGAACAAGGAGCAGATCGATCGTCACACTTCTCCCTCCGTCACTCCGTTTATCGTAGGCTACAGCCAGTATGAGATGGCCAAGTGGGTCCGGCAAGCGATGACAGGCGCCATTACGACCCGGGAGGCGCTCACCGGTATGGACAATTACCGCAAGCAAGCCGCGATTGATCGCGGCATCCCCGAGTTCCAATATCCCCGCTAA
- a CDS encoding extracellular solute-binding protein, whose protein sequence is MKKPVNKAYSLLSVLLVFAMTLAACGTSNGDGEPNASTPAESDKPSATVSGEESVTLKFWTWHPSADLYKPVIEKFEETHPGIKVELTVMESKDFQTKMPMALSTQEDLDVVGVQTGAMPKQIQADLLPLEELLSEARPDWQSVINENSVAQAKSQADSLKFLPMASVGSMVMYYNKDILNELGLPAPQTYAELKDVSDKLRETKSDKLSVAVGGKDAWILDELVWTIAGQQSDLFNQWRYNGKKLDGPEFTQAVASFQKIFVDGIISKDDVLDMDYTSSRTAFTSGQAAFFIQGTWEANLLLESFRKSNQVDVGDVGVLPIPAIEANGKPSIRSFIDLGIGIPAHSKHPKEAMQLIDFLVFGEGNDMLASTFAFSTNKTGFAPDASLLTTPTAQQSYKTLTDLLSFPTADRNNNSPFSDVAGQQLQKLLISSQTPEETAKAIEKEFQTGKYPNE, encoded by the coding sequence ATGAAGAAACCAGTCAACAAAGCTTATTCGTTGCTAAGCGTGCTCCTCGTATTTGCCATGACGCTGGCCGCGTGCGGCACATCGAACGGGGACGGCGAGCCAAATGCCAGTACACCGGCTGAAAGCGACAAGCCGTCCGCGACGGTGAGCGGCGAGGAGTCTGTCACCTTGAAATTTTGGACGTGGCATCCGTCCGCGGATCTCTACAAGCCGGTTATCGAGAAATTCGAAGAAACGCATCCGGGCATTAAAGTCGAGCTTACGGTAATGGAGAGCAAAGACTTCCAGACGAAGATGCCGATGGCGCTCAGCACGCAGGAAGACCTGGATGTCGTAGGCGTTCAGACCGGGGCGATGCCGAAGCAAATCCAGGCGGATCTGCTGCCGCTGGAGGAGCTGCTGTCCGAAGCGCGGCCAGATTGGCAATCGGTCATTAACGAGAACAGCGTCGCGCAAGCGAAGTCCCAAGCGGACAGCCTGAAGTTCTTACCGATGGCTTCTGTCGGCTCTATGGTTATGTATTACAACAAAGACATTTTGAATGAGCTTGGTCTGCCGGCACCGCAAACCTACGCGGAGTTGAAGGACGTATCCGATAAGCTTCGCGAGACGAAGAGCGACAAGTTGTCCGTAGCCGTCGGCGGCAAGGACGCATGGATTTTGGATGAGCTCGTCTGGACGATCGCCGGTCAGCAATCCGACCTGTTCAACCAGTGGCGATACAACGGAAAGAAGCTGGACGGACCCGAGTTTACGCAGGCAGTTGCTAGCTTCCAGAAAATTTTCGTTGACGGCATCATAAGCAAAGACGACGTACTCGATATGGACTATACGTCTTCCCGTACCGCCTTTACTTCCGGCCAAGCGGCGTTTTTTATCCAAGGCACTTGGGAGGCGAACCTGCTGCTGGAGAGCTTCCGCAAGTCCAACCAAGTGGACGTGGGCGACGTAGGAGTCCTGCCTATTCCGGCCATCGAAGCAAACGGCAAACCGTCGATCCGATCCTTCATCGATCTCGGCATCGGCATACCGGCGCATTCCAAACATCCGAAGGAAGCGATGCAGCTGATCGACTTCCTCGTATTCGGCGAAGGCAACGACATGCTCGCCTCGACGTTCGCCTTCTCGACCAACAAGACGGGCTTCGCGCCGGATGCTTCTCTTCTAACGACACCGACGGCGCAGCAATCCTATAAGACGTTAACCGATCTGCTCAGCTTCCCGACGGCCGACCGGAACAACAATTCCCCGTTCTCCGATGTCGCGGGCCAACAGCTTCAGAAGCTGCTCATAAGCAGCCAGACACCTGAAGAGACGGCCAAAGCGATTGAAAAAGAATTTCAGACGGGCAAATACCCGAACGAATGA